A window from Ardenticatenales bacterium encodes these proteins:
- a CDS encoding DUF2332 domain-containing protein, whose translation MMLTELARKFRDQERFATDYAPLYARYFGTVAGWLEADDAAQDPLAQWLLQASAGRSPFSVTNTLAAGLHRDVLAQEPAALPLARFYPTAGGNIDAPGFADALRQVILARQETLAAFIQTANVQTNETGRGLAWLLPLRLTGWEAVHLVDLGASAGLNLLADRRHFRLVNAQSGAPLLDLGAGEPEQFRVQVEGSSSGWLHPGLNLPPLPRILSRLGGDMHPFHLRSRADELRLMSFVWADHVPRLQRLQEGIAARQAFGGDFRLESLEMPAQLPHFLATHITARHPHHPVVLYNTYMTTYLSDKGASLRQIIGDWAGDQPHPVLWLQWEPPPPPIEPPAFGWCAWTADYWQQQTHHHHQFGWVHPHGAHIIVESGEWQVGRSKGRGASGE comes from the coding sequence ATGATGCTTACCGAACTAGCCCGCAAATTCCGCGACCAGGAACGATTCGCCACGGATTATGCCCCCCTCTATGCCCGTTACTTTGGCACGGTTGCCGGCTGGCTGGAAGCGGACGACGCGGCGCAAGACCCGCTGGCGCAGTGGCTGCTACAAGCCAGCGCGGGTCGCAGCCCATTTTCGGTCACGAACACACTGGCGGCGGGGCTGCACCGTGATGTGCTGGCGCAAGAACCCGCCGCGCTCCCCCTGGCCCGCTTTTATCCCACGGCGGGCGGCAACATAGACGCCCCTGGCTTCGCCGACGCGCTACGCCAGGTGATCCTGGCGCGCCAAGAGACGCTGGCCGCCTTCATCCAGACCGCCAATGTGCAAACGAATGAAACGGGACGCGGTCTCGCCTGGTTGCTGCCGCTGCGCCTGACGGGCTGGGAGGCGGTGCATCTGGTAGACCTGGGGGCCAGCGCCGGGCTTAATCTGCTGGCGGACAGGCGGCATTTCCGCCTGGTGAACGCGCAAAGCGGCGCGCCGCTGCTGGATTTAGGCGCGGGTGAACCTGAGCAGTTTCGGGTACAGGTTGAAGGTTCGTCCTCGGGATGGCTGCATCCAGGGCTTAATCTGCCGCCACTGCCGCGTATTCTCAGCCGCCTGGGAGGGGATATGCACCCTTTCCACCTGCGTTCGCGCGCCGACGAACTGCGGTTAATGTCGTTTGTGTGGGCGGACCATGTGCCCCGCCTGCAGCGGCTGCAAGAGGGAATTGCGGCGCGGCAGGCGTTTGGGGGCGATTTCCGGTTGGAGAGTTTGGAAATGCCGGCACAACTCCCCCACTTCCTCGCCACACACATCACCGCCCGCCACCCACACCACCCCGTCGTCCTCTACAACACCTACATGACCACCTACCTGTCGGACAAAGGGGCATCCCTGCGCCAAATCATCGGCGATTGGGCCGGTGACCAACCCCACCCCGTCCTCTGGCTGCAATGGGAACCCCCACCGCCGCCCATCGAACCGCCCGCCTTTGGCTGGTGCGCCTGGACCGCCGACTACTGGCAACAACAGACACACCACCACCACCAATTTGGCTGGGTCCACCCCCACGGCGCGCACATTATCGTAGAGAGTGGCGAGTGGCAAGTGGGGCGTAGCAAGGGGCGAGGGGCAAGTGGCGAGTAG
- a CDS encoding thiolase domain-containing protein: MREVAILGVGQVPVREHWDLALHHLAVAAGRAALEDAGISHIDALFVGNMTSGTLNQQRHLGALIAERMGQRGVEAVKVEAACGSAGSAMRQGIIGVASGEMDAVLVVGVEKMTETKGKETTAALTTAADADFEVSQGVTFVGLNALIMRRYMYQYGYQHSDFAPFALNAHANGAKNPNALFQEPITRRTYENGRVVADPITLYDASPIGDGAAALLLVPATNAPQAVRVVGSAMATDTVAIHDREDPLWLLAAEQSARRAYADAGITPADVDLFELHDAFSIMAALSLEACGFAEPGQGVRLAQEGDIFPDGRIPISTLGGLKARGHPVGATGLYQLAEATLQLRGQAGAAQLDNPRIAMTQNIGGSGATIVTHILRQI, from the coding sequence ATGCGTGAAGTTGCCATTCTCGGCGTGGGGCAGGTTCCCGTGCGCGAACATTGGGACCTGGCTCTGCATCACCTGGCTGTGGCGGCGGGGCGGGCGGCGTTGGAAGATGCCGGCATTTCCCACATAGACGCCCTTTTCGTCGGCAACATGACCAGTGGAACCCTCAACCAACAACGACACCTGGGCGCGCTCATTGCCGAACGCATGGGGCAGCGCGGCGTGGAAGCCGTGAAAGTCGAAGCCGCCTGTGGCTCCGCCGGCTCCGCCATGCGCCAGGGCATCATCGGCGTCGCCAGTGGCGAAATGGACGCCGTCCTCGTCGTCGGCGTGGAAAAAATGACAGAGACCAAAGGCAAAGAGACAACCGCCGCCCTGACGACCGCCGCCGACGCCGACTTTGAAGTCTCCCAGGGCGTTACCTTCGTCGGCCTCAATGCCCTGATCATGCGCCGCTACATGTACCAGTACGGCTACCAGCACAGCGATTTCGCCCCCTTTGCCCTCAACGCCCACGCCAACGGGGCCAAAAACCCCAACGCCCTCTTCCAGGAACCGATTACGCGCCGCACCTACGAAAATGGGCGCGTCGTAGCCGACCCCATCACGCTCTATGACGCTTCTCCCATCGGGGATGGGGCGGCGGCGCTGCTGCTGGTTCCCGCGACCAACGCGCCGCAAGCGGTGCGCGTGGTCGGTTCGGCGATGGCCACGGACACGGTCGCCATTCATGACCGCGAAGACCCGTTGTGGCTGCTGGCGGCGGAACAATCGGCTCGTCGCGCTTACGCGGATGCCGGCATCACCCCCGCCGACGTAGACCTCTTCGAACTGCACGACGCCTTCAGCATCATGGCCGCGCTCTCGCTAGAAGCGTGCGGCTTCGCCGAACCGGGGCAGGGCGTGCGCCTGGCGCAAGAGGGGGACATCTTCCCCGATGGCCGCATCCCCATCAGCACCCTCGGCGGCCTCAAGGCACGCGGCCATCCCGTGGGCGCAACGGGGCTGTACCAACTGGCGGAGGCCACGCTCCAGCTTCGCGGTCAGGCCGGCGCGGCCCAACTGGACAATCCACGCATCGCCATGACGCAAAACATCGGCGGCAGTGGGGCCACCATCGTCACCCACATCCTGCGACAAATATGA
- a CDS encoding class II fructose-bisphosphate aldolase translates to MKFSKEKEMLDALVGIVNVTGDQVTVVNEAGLPAIMDDLVYTAVFGDGLVRDTARWLIWHIAQAVDIFPASIHEIYMAVGHGHLPANFTVPAVNVRAANYYTSRAVFRAANSQDVGTFIFEIARSEMGYTDQRPAEYVSCILGAAIREGFRGPVFIQGDHFQISAKNFAANRDKEVQAVKDLIAEAMTAGFYNIDIDTSTLVDLEPETLDEQQRLNYEVCAELTAYARSLQPEGVTVSLGGEIGEVGGHNSNPAELRAFMDGYLRALPANMAGISKISVQTGTSHGGVVLPDGTLADVKVDFDTLRELGRLARTEYGTGGAVQHGASTLPPEAFNKFPQIGTLEIHLATNFQNMFFDLAPQFFVDTAYNYVLSNLKNEWKSGQTEEQFLYSTRKKAIGPLKQMMWDLETAAMDRISQALEDQFSFLFRQLGVYNTRAAAQHWTTPVAVSRPRPTTAVTEDELEIADDLAD, encoded by the coding sequence ATGAAATTTAGCAAAGAAAAAGAGATGCTCGACGCTCTGGTTGGCATTGTCAACGTAACGGGCGATCAGGTGACGGTCGTGAATGAAGCAGGATTGCCGGCAATAATGGATGACCTGGTCTACACGGCTGTATTTGGCGACGGGCTGGTGCGCGATACCGCTCGCTGGCTCATCTGGCACATTGCCCAGGCCGTAGACATATTCCCCGCCTCCATTCACGAGATTTATATGGCGGTGGGGCACGGGCATTTGCCGGCAAACTTCACCGTCCCCGCCGTCAACGTCCGCGCCGCCAACTACTACACCTCGCGCGCCGTATTCCGCGCCGCCAACAGCCAGGACGTGGGGACCTTCATCTTCGAAATCGCCCGCTCAGAAATGGGTTACACGGATCAGCGCCCCGCCGAATACGTCAGTTGTATCCTGGGCGCGGCCATCCGCGAAGGCTTCCGCGGTCCCGTATTCATCCAGGGGGACCATTTCCAGATTTCGGCAAAGAATTTCGCCGCCAATCGAGACAAGGAAGTGCAGGCGGTAAAAGATTTGATAGCGGAAGCCATGACCGCCGGCTTCTACAACATCGACATTGACACCTCCACCCTGGTTGACCTGGAACCGGAGACGCTGGACGAACAACAACGACTCAACTACGAGGTCTGCGCTGAGCTTACCGCCTATGCGCGCTCACTGCAACCGGAAGGCGTAACCGTTTCTCTTGGCGGCGAAATCGGCGAAGTGGGCGGCCACAACTCCAACCCCGCCGAACTGCGCGCCTTTATGGATGGATATTTACGGGCATTGCCGGCAAACATGGCCGGCATTTCCAAGATTTCCGTACAGACGGGAACCAGCCACGGCGGCGTCGTCCTCCCTGATGGCACACTGGCCGACGTGAAAGTAGACTTCGACACGCTACGCGAACTGGGACGCCTGGCGCGCACGGAATATGGCACGGGGGGAGCGGTGCAGCACGGCGCTTCCACGCTGCCACCGGAAGCCTTCAACAAATTCCCCCAGATCGGCACGCTGGAAATTCACCTGGCGACCAACTTCCAAAACATGTTCTTCGACCTGGCCCCCCAATTCTTTGTAGACACCGCCTACAACTACGTCCTCAGCAACCTCAAAAATGAGTGGAAGTCCGGGCAAACCGAGGAACAGTTCCTCTACTCGACGCGCAAGAAGGCGATTGGTCCCCTCAAGCAAATGATGTGGGATTTGGAGACCGCGGCCATGGACCGCATCAGCCAGGCGTTGGAAGACCAGTTTTCCTTCCTCTTCCGCCAACTGGGCGTCTACAACACCCGCGCCGCCGCGCAACATTGGACCACGCCCGTTGCCGTCTCCCGCCCGCGTCCCACCACCGCCGTCACCGAAGACGAACTGGAAATCGCCGACGACCTGGCGGATTAG